A window of the Lysobacter panacisoli genome harbors these coding sequences:
- a CDS encoding HU family DNA-binding protein has translation MLGYPARPSTEYTMNKAQLIDVIAEQSGVTKSQAEAALNSTIAAITDALKRGEAVTLVGFGTFEARNRAGRQGRNPKTGEVIEIPSTIVPAFKPGKAFKEALA, from the coding sequence CTGCTCGGCTACCCTGCGCGCCCCTCAACGGAGTACACCATGAACAAGGCTCAGCTCATCGACGTCATCGCCGAACAATCGGGCGTCACCAAGTCGCAGGCGGAAGCTGCATTGAATTCGACGATCGCCGCCATCACCGACGCGCTCAAGCGCGGCGAAGCGGTGACCCTGGTGGGTTTCGGCACCTTCGAGGCACGCAACCGCGCGGGCCGTCAGGGTCGCAATCCGAAGACGGGCGAAGTGATCGAGATCCCGTCGACCATCGTGCCGGCCTTCAAGCCGGGCAAGGCGTTCAAGGAAGCCCTGGCCTGA
- a CDS encoding CPBP family intramembrane glutamic endopeptidase — translation MDARAMVRSLCVIAALVVGAAQANEPARTAFTFGDGIAQVTEAKTRGYLDALAKYDAALSSAPDDVGTAVARCRFIGNYADEESGDWMPEATEAFESCSRQLHERWPDAPQALLFEFDTLWGEEAAARGDALIKTAGQWQASWRSELLTKTSYAHQQAGNNARAGELALMALRLGDASRLAAAVEYLSGLGKFDEAAEVLAKAEPAELPWEANERVEAALTLPDPKIALAELRRFPQAGEGVNVETAARAYIRAGDFASAQRVLKGAPGKSEAIKALKFDAAIGSRDFTTAVAQVDFTNTRNFTANLGRFAKLAVRAPLTLFTPSMMAGLLICAAWVMAVALAPGVVLVPAHYRGLARRLDGKVNAPLFPAVGLWRAWYAAAVAIVVPTVVALLVEPDAIVGMIEGKVTAAPQMFRAFLFGEMAALLLLLPALFGTNRRQLIGDRAALRIWWIVLLMWGALLCIGVVLTWLQTWLGAGGETAQTRMVAAMVEGGAEMGGPMLSLLILAFVGPVFEELAFRGLLLGGLSRHITFGWANVVQAALFAAIHDDPPRLPYYFAMGLFGGWLVRRTGSLGPAIALHVLNNAFAVGLLLWAR, via the coding sequence ATGGATGCTCGCGCGATGGTGCGGTCGCTGTGTGTGATCGCGGCGCTGGTGGTGGGTGCGGCGCAGGCGAATGAACCGGCGCGGACGGCATTTACATTCGGTGACGGCATTGCCCAGGTAACCGAGGCCAAGACGCGCGGCTACCTGGACGCGCTAGCCAAATACGATGCCGCACTAAGCAGCGCGCCCGATGACGTCGGCACCGCCGTGGCGCGTTGCCGCTTCATCGGGAACTACGCCGACGAGGAATCGGGCGACTGGATGCCCGAGGCGACGGAGGCCTTCGAGTCCTGCTCCCGGCAACTGCATGAGCGCTGGCCCGATGCACCGCAGGCGCTGCTGTTCGAATTCGACACGCTGTGGGGCGAGGAAGCCGCGGCGCGGGGCGATGCGCTGATCAAGACCGCCGGTCAGTGGCAAGCGTCCTGGCGCAGCGAACTGCTGACCAAGACGTCCTATGCCCATCAGCAGGCCGGCAACAATGCCCGTGCCGGAGAGCTTGCCCTCATGGCACTGCGCCTGGGGGATGCGTCGCGTCTGGCCGCGGCCGTGGAATACCTGTCAGGACTTGGGAAGTTCGACGAGGCGGCCGAAGTGCTGGCAAAGGCCGAACCGGCCGAGCTCCCGTGGGAAGCCAATGAGCGTGTCGAAGCTGCGCTCACGCTTCCCGATCCGAAGATTGCCCTGGCGGAATTGCGCCGATTCCCGCAAGCCGGTGAAGGCGTCAACGTTGAAACGGCCGCACGTGCCTACATTCGTGCCGGCGATTTCGCTTCGGCGCAGCGCGTCCTGAAAGGGGCACCCGGCAAGAGCGAAGCGATCAAGGCACTGAAGTTCGACGCTGCGATCGGGAGCCGCGACTTCACCACTGCAGTCGCCCAGGTTGACTTCACCAACACCCGCAACTTCACCGCCAATCTCGGTCGCTTCGCCAAGCTGGCGGTCCGCGCGCCCCTCACGCTTTTCACGCCGTCCATGATGGCGGGCCTGCTGATCTGTGCGGCGTGGGTGATGGCCGTGGCGCTGGCGCCCGGCGTGGTGCTGGTGCCCGCGCACTACCGCGGCCTGGCCCGGCGTCTGGACGGCAAGGTCAATGCACCGCTGTTCCCCGCTGTCGGATTGTGGCGCGCGTGGTACGCGGCGGCGGTCGCCATCGTCGTTCCGACCGTGGTGGCGTTGCTGGTGGAACCCGACGCGATCGTCGGAATGATCGAGGGCAAGGTCACGGCGGCGCCGCAGATGTTCCGCGCTTTCCTGTTCGGCGAGATGGCGGCGCTGTTGCTGCTGTTGCCGGCGTTGTTCGGCACGAATCGGCGCCAGCTCATCGGCGACCGCGCCGCGCTTCGCATCTGGTGGATCGTGCTGTTGATGTGGGGCGCATTGCTGTGCATCGGCGTGGTGTTGACCTGGTTGCAAACGTGGCTGGGCGCAGGCGGTGAGACCGCGCAGACGCGCATGGTCGCCGCGATGGTCGAGGGCGGCGCGGAGATGGGCGGACCCATGCTGTCGCTGCTGATCCTGGCGTTCGTCGGTCCCGTGTTCGAAGAACTGGCATTCCGCGGCCTGCTGCTGGGCGGCCTGTCGCGCCACATCACCTTCGGCTGGGCGAATGTCGTGCAGGCGGCCCTGTTCGCCGCCATCCACGACGATCCGCCGCGCCTGCCGTATTACTTCGCGATGGGTCTGTTTGGCGGCTGGCTGGTCCGGCGCACCGGATCGCTGGGGCCGGCCATCGCATTGCATGTGCTCAACAACGCCTTCGCGGTGGGGCTGTTGCTGTGGGCGCGATGA
- a CDS encoding DUF6869 domain-containing protein, with protein MDVSVSIEQWADAYIAAYSSQDALTPASPLWWVFERSLLPLRRDAAEEIWNFVLAVLAKSPPHEVLTNLAAGPMEDLIAYEGDAFIERIELHARRDPAFRHLLGGVWKNQTPPKIWQRIEAARGTAW; from the coding sequence ATGGATGTTTCTGTGTCGATCGAACAATGGGCCGATGCGTACATCGCGGCCTACAGCTCTCAGGACGCGTTGACTCCTGCCAGTCCTCTTTGGTGGGTCTTCGAGCGCTCGCTCTTGCCGCTTCGACGTGACGCTGCGGAGGAGATATGGAACTTTGTCCTGGCAGTACTGGCCAAGTCGCCGCCGCACGAGGTCCTCACAAATCTGGCCGCTGGCCCGATGGAAGATCTCATTGCATACGAAGGTGACGCGTTCATCGAGCGCATCGAATTGCATGCGCGACGCGATCCAGCGTTCCGCCATCTACTAGGTGGCGTTTGGAAGAACCAAACCCCACCGAAGATCTGGCAGCGTATTGAGGCCGCGCGGGGCACTGCGTGGTGA
- a CDS encoding autotransporter outer membrane beta-barrel domain-containing protein, giving the protein MRKPIIHDIAAARDRDATSAAMRIADPRLSVAMLMGAAWLMAPDVADAQQCKDRGGLAYLGVTANEGRSVWLSATGAGSFQLESAQGSQTVDQWQRSRRGLRVTLSPVVSNGNGGVHQLLVIEGNRPCMIDSQNQKGGITFPSFIHLPELRPPGGSGPPGGSSTGNLTPLTPSVPGGIAAPIATLPPSGAMPTLPGRPTAPPSGAMPTRPGGVAPPLARPPTGAMPTIPGGVTPPIATLPPSGAMPTRPGGVAPPIARLPPAGVTPTIPGGVAPPIATLPPSGAMPTRPGGVVPPLATRPPTGAMPAVPGGVAPPTATLPPSGPMPSGPGVAPPLSRPPAGAMPTIPGGVAPPTATLPPSGVMPTQPGGIATPIATLPPTGVTPSVPGTLPPGATRPPVGLTPGAPTTPPTALTPTMPGGMTPPVATLPPAGVTPTLPVTPPAPTTPPTPVSAIDDATLARRAAADQAAANCPEWSRDGRADDVEDRADCDRIALEQAQSGFGQSVPVTPGREFATPSRWNLWFDGRALDTSDRRHGLDTDGSGSYVTLGADRRYGNDVVLGVMASYERSESDGFDGNLRQETDGYGIGAYVAQPLSQRWAMNASAVYSWLSNDSRIAVLEGSYDTARVSLSLNTTGQYQSGEFTLRPKFTLSYSHYDNDAYELAGAVFDTPIAFQVARDGYDNGVIEGLLEVSRTFFTANSVVIPYGEIGANYAFIRPQDGGILTSDLRLASTSAWLGSARVGARALVSQAMFVETSAGYLSLGQGDNDVWEFRLFLSWAF; this is encoded by the coding sequence ATGCGCAAGCCGATCATTCATGACATTGCCGCAGCGCGGGATCGCGACGCGACATCGGCGGCGATGCGCATCGCCGATCCTCGCCTGTCGGTAGCAATGCTGATGGGCGCGGCATGGCTGATGGCACCTGATGTCGCCGACGCACAACAGTGCAAGGATCGCGGCGGCCTGGCGTATCTGGGCGTCACGGCCAACGAGGGGCGCTCGGTATGGTTGTCGGCCACCGGCGCGGGTTCGTTCCAACTGGAGTCGGCGCAGGGCAGTCAGACGGTCGATCAGTGGCAGCGCAGCCGACGCGGTCTGCGTGTGACGCTGTCGCCTGTCGTGTCCAACGGCAATGGTGGCGTGCATCAATTGCTCGTGATCGAAGGCAATCGACCTTGCATGATCGATTCGCAGAACCAGAAGGGTGGCATCACCTTCCCGTCGTTCATCCACCTGCCCGAACTTCGCCCGCCTGGGGGAAGTGGTCCGCCGGGCGGATCATCGACCGGCAATCTCACGCCGCTCACGCCTTCGGTGCCCGGCGGCATCGCCGCCCCCATCGCCACGCTACCTCCCTCCGGCGCGATGCCCACGTTGCCGGGCCGCCCGACTGCTCCGCCTTCCGGCGCCATGCCTACGCGGCCGGGTGGTGTCGCACCTCCCTTGGCACGACCACCCACCGGCGCGATGCCGACGATTCCCGGTGGTGTTACACCACCGATCGCAACGCTGCCGCCTTCCGGTGCGATGCCGACTCGGCCGGGTGGTGTTGCGCCACCCATCGCAAGGCTTCCACCTGCGGGCGTGACGCCGACGATTCCCGGTGGTGTTGCACCACCGATCGCAACGCTGCCGCCTTCCGGTGCGATGCCGACTCGGCCGGGTGGTGTCGTGCCGCCGTTGGCAACACGTCCACCCACCGGTGCGATGCCGGCCGTTCCCGGTGGTGTTGCACCACCGACGGCCACGTTGCCGCCTTCCGGTCCGATGCCCTCAGGCCCGGGTGTTGCACCGCCCTTGAGCCGACCACCCGCCGGCGCGATGCCGACGATTCCCGGTGGCGTCGCACCACCGACGGCAACGCTGCCGCCTTCCGGTGTGATGCCCACGCAGCCGGGTGGTATTGCAACACCCATCGCGACACTTCCTCCGACCGGTGTGACGCCCAGCGTGCCCGGAACGCTTCCGCCCGGTGCAACGCGTCCACCCGTGGGACTCACGCCTGGTGCGCCCACGACGCCACCGACCGCGCTGACGCCGACAATGCCCGGCGGCATGACGCCTCCTGTCGCGACACTCCCGCCGGCAGGCGTCACGCCCACACTTCCCGTGACGCCACCTGCGCCGACCACACCGCCAACGCCTGTGTCGGCGATCGACGACGCCACGCTCGCGCGGCGCGCGGCCGCGGATCAAGCCGCTGCGAACTGCCCGGAGTGGTCGCGCGATGGACGCGCGGACGATGTCGAAGATCGCGCCGATTGCGATCGCATCGCCCTGGAACAAGCGCAATCGGGTTTCGGTCAATCGGTTCCGGTCACGCCCGGTCGCGAGTTCGCGACACCCTCGCGCTGGAACCTGTGGTTTGACGGACGCGCGCTCGACACTTCCGATCGACGGCATGGGCTGGACACCGACGGCAGCGGCAGTTACGTCACCCTCGGCGCCGACCGCCGTTACGGGAACGACGTCGTCCTCGGCGTCATGGCATCCTACGAACGCAGTGAGAGCGACGGATTCGACGGCAACCTTCGCCAGGAAACCGACGGCTACGGCATCGGCGCGTATGTCGCGCAACCGCTGTCGCAGCGATGGGCGATGAACGCTTCGGCCGTGTACTCGTGGTTGTCCAACGACTCCCGGATTGCCGTGCTCGAGGGCAGCTACGACACCGCGCGCGTGTCGCTTTCGTTGAATACCACCGGGCAGTACCAGTCGGGCGAGTTCACCCTGCGTCCGAAGTTCACCCTCAGCTACAGCCACTACGACAACGACGCCTACGAGCTGGCCGGCGCGGTGTTCGATACGCCCATCGCCTTCCAGGTCGCGCGGGACGGCTACGACAACGGCGTGATCGAAGGGTTGCTGGAAGTCAGCCGCACCTTCTTCACCGCGAACAGCGTCGTGATTCCCTATGGCGAAATCGGCGCGAACTACGCCTTCATCCGCCCGCAGGACGGCGGCATCCTGACCTCCGACCTGCGTCTGGCCTCCACCTCGGCCTGGCTGGGATCCGCGCGCGTGGGAGCGCGAGCGCTCGTGTCGCAGGCGATGTTCGTGGAAACGAGCGCGGGCTACCTCAGCCTGGGGCAGGGCGACAACGACGTCTGGGAGTTCCGGTTGTTCCTATCGTGGGCGTTCTGA
- a CDS encoding DUF1214 domain-containing protein produces the protein MKLVARTVTGLGIALLVMTGCQKPAEPSATAPAAAPETSANAVSDQDITDAYLYLLGRLLVLRQEQLDFGKEGIKWNEITHRDVGGVAWANPNLDVAYSEAWIAVDENSCTIFSVPKIEGRYYTVQFLNGWGETIANINERTFADHPSGDFWACLKGANVQVPADARRIDLPGKTARVLARVELGADSKKAAALQHQIKVHASGTPNIAEVPKTPDFPNSKLPGVEAFDAATVEAALSEPDINRGMDAQQAKVRAVAAAIADPAQRERVDKVIREQAQPAMHKALVDIGTKRDGWARPDVAGNYGDDYLARTVVDFGGIWANNREEVVYFKTNTDGTGTPLDGANTYTLKFAKGDLPADHVKYFWSVIAVDDEKFQVIPNAKNRFLLNKESKLTYDADGSLTLYLAPEKPKDAADGNWLPTPKGKNYHLTFRMYGPDEAVLSGKWFPAAITKQG, from the coding sequence ATGAAACTCGTCGCCCGCACTGTCACGGGACTCGGCATCGCCCTCCTGGTGATGACCGGATGCCAGAAGCCCGCCGAGCCGTCCGCGACCGCGCCTGCCGCCGCTCCCGAAACCTCAGCGAATGCCGTGTCCGACCAGGACATCACGGATGCCTACCTGTATCTGCTCGGCCGTTTGCTCGTGCTGCGCCAGGAGCAGCTGGACTTCGGCAAGGAAGGCATCAAGTGGAACGAGATCACTCACCGCGACGTCGGCGGCGTGGCCTGGGCCAACCCGAATCTCGACGTGGCCTATAGCGAAGCGTGGATCGCGGTGGACGAGAACAGCTGCACGATCTTCAGCGTGCCGAAGATCGAAGGCCGCTATTACACCGTGCAGTTCCTCAACGGTTGGGGCGAGACCATCGCCAACATCAACGAGCGCACCTTCGCCGACCACCCGTCGGGCGACTTCTGGGCGTGCCTGAAGGGCGCGAACGTGCAGGTTCCCGCCGACGCACGTCGCATCGATCTGCCCGGAAAGACGGCGCGCGTGCTGGCCCGCGTCGAGCTGGGCGCCGACTCGAAGAAGGCCGCCGCGTTGCAACACCAGATCAAGGTGCACGCCAGCGGCACGCCGAACATTGCCGAAGTTCCGAAGACGCCCGACTTCCCCAACAGCAAGCTGCCCGGCGTGGAAGCCTTCGATGCGGCGACGGTGGAAGCCGCGCTGTCCGAGCCGGACATCAATCGCGGCATGGATGCGCAGCAGGCCAAGGTGCGCGCCGTTGCGGCGGCCATCGCCGATCCCGCGCAGCGCGAGCGCGTGGACAAGGTCATCCGCGAGCAGGCGCAGCCGGCGATGCACAAGGCCTTGGTCGACATCGGAACAAAGCGCGACGGCTGGGCGCGCCCGGACGTGGCGGGCAACTACGGTGACGACTATCTGGCGCGGACAGTGGTCGACTTCGGCGGCATCTGGGCCAACAACCGCGAGGAAGTGGTCTACTTCAAGACCAACACCGATGGCACCGGCACGCCGCTGGATGGCGCGAACACCTACACGCTGAAGTTCGCCAAGGGCGACCTGCCCGCCGATCATGTGAAGTACTTCTGGTCGGTGATCGCCGTGGACGACGAGAAGTTCCAGGTCATCCCGAACGCGAAGAATCGTTTCCTGCTCAACAAGGAATCGAAACTGACGTACGACGCGGACGGCTCGCTGACGCTGTACCTCGCGCCGGAAAAGCCCAAGGACGCAGCGGACGGAAACTGGCTGCCCACGCCGAAGGGCAAGAACTACCACCTCACGTTCCGCATGTACGGCCCGGATGAGGCGGTGTTGTCGGGCAAGTGGTTCCCGGCGGCGATCACCAAGCAGGGTTGA
- a CDS encoding RidA family protein, with product MTIRKTTKGMGMPWEDAYGYAQAVQVGDTVYISGQLSHDANGNIVGAPSLDEKGRIVDHGNMEIQMRQTYENAKALLAKFDATLDNVVEEVLYVTDMDAAFAVAGTVRKQAYGSDKPQVASTILVTPRLALPTQLIEIKFIARV from the coding sequence ATGACGATCCGCAAGACGACGAAAGGCATGGGCATGCCGTGGGAAGACGCGTACGGCTACGCGCAGGCCGTGCAAGTCGGCGACACCGTTTACATCTCCGGCCAACTCAGCCACGACGCGAACGGCAACATCGTCGGCGCGCCGTCGCTGGACGAGAAGGGCCGCATCGTCGATCACGGCAACATGGAGATCCAGATGCGGCAGACGTATGAGAACGCCAAAGCGCTGCTGGCCAAGTTCGACGCCACGCTCGACAACGTCGTCGAGGAAGTCCTGTACGTCACCGACATGGACGCCGCGTTCGCGGTTGCCGGCACTGTGCGCAAGCAAGCTTACGGTTCCGACAAGCCGCAGGTCGCCAGCACGATCCTCGTGACCCCACGCCTCGCGCTGCCGACGCAGCTCATCGAGATCAAGTTCATCGCCCGCGTCTAA